From Hymenobacter sedentarius, a single genomic window includes:
- a CDS encoding lipocalin family protein, with protein MKFLRLSLLLVLASACSILKPTTRHDLFPGQAQLPLEEAPHVKNSLEWWYFTGHLKDVASGETFGVEYVFFHFNPDGKQDYQMVNFALTDPQTQQFRYDYKLDKLAAPLTAALPINLTGQKAAQIWTLTGQEGRYQLLARMADHAGQAINLTTTPAKPALLHGGTGYEQYGAVAQAGYYSFPRLAATGTIEAGGKIHQVTGDLWYDRQWNCGGVNKKNVAWDWLSLQLDEPKEELMLYAVHDTKTGQHIGGGSHFGAQGENLHLAETEFKLEPLTYWTSPKSKKKYPATWHVSVPSKGYELTVTPLVPNQELGLRLFKVLNLYYWEGMCRVTGTRNGQPVKGNAYVEITNR; from the coding sequence ATGAAATTCTTGCGCTTATCCCTGCTGCTCGTTCTGGCTTCGGCCTGCTCTATCCTCAAGCCTACCACGCGGCACGACCTTTTTCCGGGCCAGGCCCAACTGCCGCTGGAGGAGGCCCCGCACGTCAAAAACTCGCTGGAGTGGTGGTATTTCACGGGCCATCTCAAGGACGTGGCCAGCGGCGAGACCTTCGGCGTGGAATACGTTTTCTTTCACTTCAATCCCGATGGCAAGCAGGATTACCAGATGGTAAACTTCGCCCTGACCGACCCGCAGACCCAGCAGTTTCGCTACGACTACAAGCTGGACAAGCTTGCGGCGCCGCTCACCGCCGCGCTGCCCATCAACCTCACCGGGCAGAAGGCCGCCCAAATCTGGACCCTCACCGGGCAGGAGGGCCGCTACCAGCTGCTGGCCCGCATGGCCGACCACGCCGGCCAGGCCATCAACCTGACCACCACGCCGGCCAAGCCCGCCCTGCTGCACGGCGGCACCGGCTACGAGCAATATGGGGCCGTGGCCCAGGCCGGCTACTACAGCTTCCCGCGCTTAGCCGCCACCGGCACCATCGAAGCAGGCGGCAAAATCCACCAGGTAACCGGCGACCTCTGGTACGACCGGCAATGGAACTGCGGCGGCGTAAACAAGAAAAACGTGGCCTGGGACTGGCTCAGCCTGCAGCTCGACGAGCCCAAGGAAGAACTGATGCTATACGCCGTGCACGACACCAAGACCGGCCAGCACATCGGCGGCGGCTCGCACTTCGGCGCCCAAGGCGAAAACCTACACCTGGCCGAAACCGAATTCAAACTCGAACCCCTCACGTACTGGACCAGCCCCAAATCCAAGAAAAAATACCCCGCCACCTGGCACGTGAGCGTGCCCAGCAAAGGCTACGAGCTAACCGTGACACCGCTGGTACCCAACCAGGAACTGGGCCTGCGCCTCTTCAAAGTCCTGAACTTGTACTATTGGGAAGGCATGTGCCGCGTGACCGGAACCCGCAACGGCCAGCCGGTGAAAGGCAACGCCTACGTGGAAATCACGAATCGGTGA
- a CDS encoding carboxypeptidase-like regulatory domain-containing protein, with translation MKPSLVLTIPQPCHESWAGMTPTASGRHCAACQQTVVDFTLQSDAEILAFFARAAGARTCGRFAAGQLERPLQRAAPVAPTRWRAWLAAAVALWSLREVAPTVAQAQAPAEWRARYGGGPVPATTSAPQTAAHAGAKAATPLVLRGIVTDSASKQGLPGVTVLLKGTTIGTSTNYDGTFELVVPAEMAAQASLPIAVSSIGYGTQFHAVASAAAASPLAFQLQADRREFVGGIVMGAMVMPRVLPPAPWHPRRLYNWGKYWVTRPFRSL, from the coding sequence ATGAAGCCTTCCCTTGTTCTCACCATTCCGCAGCCCTGCCACGAAAGTTGGGCTGGCATGACGCCCACAGCTTCCGGCCGCCACTGCGCCGCCTGCCAGCAAACCGTGGTGGATTTCACCTTGCAGTCCGACGCCGAAATCCTGGCCTTTTTTGCCAGGGCCGCGGGCGCCCGCACCTGCGGGCGCTTTGCGGCGGGGCAACTGGAGCGGCCGTTGCAGCGCGCCGCCCCGGTTGCCCCAACGCGCTGGCGGGCCTGGCTCGCAGCAGCCGTAGCCTTATGGAGCCTGCGCGAAGTAGCCCCCACGGTAGCCCAAGCTCAGGCCCCCGCCGAATGGCGCGCCCGATACGGTGGCGGCCCAGTACCGGCTACGACGTCCGCGCCGCAAACTGCCGCTCACGCCGGGGCCAAGGCAGCTACGCCGCTGGTGCTGCGAGGCATCGTTACGGACTCTGCCAGTAAGCAGGGCTTGCCCGGCGTAACGGTTCTTCTGAAGGGTACCACTATTGGAACGAGTACCAACTACGATGGCACTTTTGAGCTGGTGGTGCCCGCGGAAATGGCGGCCCAGGCCAGCCTGCCCATTGCGGTAAGCTCCATCGGCTATGGAACACAGTTCCATGCTGTCGCAAGTGCTGCGGCGGCCAGCCCGCTTGCTTTTCAGCTGCAAGCCGATAGGAGGGAATTCGTCGGAGGGATAGTAATGGGGGCCATGGTGATGCCCCGGGTTTTGCCGCCTGCGCCCTGGCACCCGCGCCGCCTTTACAATTGGGGTAAATACTGGGTGACGCGTCCCTTCCGGAGCCTGTAA
- a CDS encoding amino acid permease — protein MRSEKSLFRRKSIAAILQNPPADAEGHSPGGLARHLTVRDLTALGIAAIIGAGIFSTIGKASLDGGPAVSLLFVFTAVACAFSALCYAQFAATIPVSGSAYTYAYASFGELAAWIIGWALIMEYAVGNIVVAISWSDYFTGLLDGVGLHIPTYLSTGTQSAYQGYHAVMALMQAHQPLSQATAAQLEGYKIWTSAPALFGNFHLVADLPAFTITVLITALVYVGIKESKTASNILVLLKLIIVAVVIAVGAFYVQPANWHPFAPNGVGGVLKGVSAVFFAYIGFDAISTTAEECKNPQRDLPKAMMYALIICTVLYVIITLILTGMVSYKELGVGDPLSFVFARIGMPRLSGLVAVSAVFAMASVLLVFQLGQPRIWLTMARDGLLPQVFASIHPRFHTPSFATIVTGFFVAVPALILNMDLVVDLTSIGTLFAFALVCGGILIIDPYGQSEARFKVPYLNGQWLVPLVLALGAFLILRYNGAGNAEFWQDVSGQRGWLAKDAVTGTIVGGFAHQIPTMVFLLFCVALAVLSFRKRLSTLPVLGLLINLYLMTQLGISNWTLFFVWLLIGLAVYFGYGYKNSKLSRTLQAA, from the coding sequence ATGCGTTCCGAAAAGTCTCTATTCCGCCGCAAATCCATTGCGGCCATCCTCCAAAACCCGCCTGCCGACGCCGAGGGCCACTCGCCCGGGGGCCTGGCCCGCCACCTCACCGTGCGCGACCTCACGGCCCTGGGCATTGCGGCCATCATCGGGGCCGGCATTTTCAGCACCATCGGCAAGGCCAGCCTCGACGGTGGGCCGGCCGTGTCGCTGCTGTTTGTGTTTACGGCCGTGGCGTGTGCGTTTTCGGCCTTGTGCTACGCGCAGTTTGCGGCCACCATCCCGGTGAGCGGCTCGGCCTACACCTACGCCTATGCCTCATTTGGCGAGCTGGCAGCTTGGATAATCGGCTGGGCCCTGATTATGGAATACGCGGTGGGCAACATCGTGGTGGCCATTTCCTGGTCCGACTACTTCACCGGCCTGCTCGATGGCGTGGGGCTGCACATTCCCACCTACCTCAGTACCGGCACCCAAAGCGCCTACCAGGGCTACCACGCCGTGATGGCCCTGATGCAGGCCCACCAGCCCCTTTCGCAAGCCACAGCAGCCCAGCTGGAGGGCTACAAAATCTGGACCTCGGCCCCCGCACTATTTGGCAACTTCCACCTGGTGGCCGACTTGCCGGCGTTCACCATCACGGTACTCATCACGGCGCTGGTGTACGTGGGCATTAAGGAAAGCAAAACCGCTTCCAACATCCTGGTATTGTTGAAGTTGATAATCGTGGCCGTGGTGATTGCCGTGGGTGCGTTCTACGTGCAGCCGGCCAACTGGCACCCCTTTGCCCCCAACGGCGTGGGCGGTGTGCTCAAGGGCGTGTCGGCGGTGTTCTTCGCCTACATCGGCTTCGATGCCATTTCGACCACCGCCGAGGAGTGCAAAAACCCCCAGCGCGACCTGCCCAAGGCCATGATGTACGCCCTCATCATCTGCACGGTGCTGTACGTCATCATCACGCTCATTCTCACCGGCATGGTGTCGTACAAAGAGCTCGGCGTGGGCGACCCGCTCTCGTTTGTATTTGCGCGCATCGGCATGCCGCGGCTGTCGGGCCTGGTGGCCGTGAGTGCGGTGTTTGCCATGGCCTCGGTACTGCTGGTGTTTCAGCTGGGCCAGCCGCGCATCTGGCTCACCATGGCCCGCGACGGCCTTCTGCCCCAGGTGTTTGCCAGCATTCACCCGCGCTTCCACACGCCGTCGTTTGCCACCATCGTCACGGGCTTTTTTGTGGCCGTGCCGGCACTGATTCTCAACATGGATTTGGTGGTGGACCTCACCAGCATCGGCACGCTGTTCGCGTTTGCGCTGGTGTGCGGCGGCATCCTCATCATCGACCCCTACGGCCAGTCGGAGGCCCGCTTCAAAGTGCCGTACCTCAACGGGCAGTGGCTGGTGCCGCTGGTGCTGGCATTGGGCGCGTTCCTAATTTTGCGCTACAACGGGGCCGGCAACGCCGAATTCTGGCAGGACGTGAGCGGGCAGCGCGGCTGGCTGGCCAAAGATGCCGTGACCGGCACCATTGTGGGCGGCTTTGCCCACCAGATTCCCACCATGGTATTCCTGCTGTTTTGCGTGGCGCTGGCGGTGCTCTCGTTCCGCAAGCGGCTGTCCACGCTGCCCGTACTGGGCCTGCTCATCAACCTGTATTTAATGACCCAACTCGGCATCAGCAACTGGACGCTATTCTTCGTGTGGCTGCTGATTGGGCTGGCCGTGTACTTCGGCTATGGCTACAAAAACTCGAAATTGAGCCGCACCCTGCAGGCGGCTTAG
- a CDS encoding sensor histidine kinase has protein sequence MLEQIEVFRHLLEGNPLLLFAYSVSTSQVVYVNEAYERLFAPRRRETATADLPWLLSCLPAEDQKYALACFAELANGELHDDLLLRMQAAPDAPLRWLCVRAYRAVASDGQVLLCGSAQDVTVEQEYTRNADKFMAKKNTTLEILSHDLAGPFNMLHQLAVYFREKTEDLHDPQLEKLVQVMQDTCRDSVNLIREFVDSEFVESSNVQLKRARVDLSASLQQVMDTYQQSERLVAKHFSFSSTPDHIYVELDNNKFLQVINNLLSNAIKFTREGGHIDVRLEQHPDHVLVTVADDGIGIPEKLQPVLFDRFTKARRPGLRGEKTTGLGMSIIQALVRLHDGTIWFESQENAGTTFYIKLPN, from the coding sequence ATGCTAGAACAAATTGAAGTGTTTCGCCACCTGCTGGAGGGGAACCCACTGCTCTTATTTGCCTATAGCGTGAGCACCAGCCAGGTAGTGTACGTGAACGAGGCCTACGAGCGGCTGTTTGCCCCGCGCCGGCGCGAAACCGCCACCGCCGACCTGCCCTGGCTCCTGAGCTGCCTGCCCGCCGAAGACCAGAAATACGCCCTCGCCTGCTTTGCGGAGCTGGCCAACGGCGAGCTGCACGACGACCTGCTGCTGCGGATGCAGGCCGCGCCCGACGCCCCGCTGCGGTGGCTGTGCGTGCGGGCCTACCGCGCCGTGGCCTCCGACGGCCAGGTGCTGCTGTGCGGCAGCGCGCAGGACGTGACCGTGGAGCAGGAATACACCCGCAACGCCGACAAGTTCATGGCCAAGAAGAACACCACGCTGGAGATTCTGTCGCACGACCTGGCCGGGCCCTTCAACATGCTGCACCAGCTGGCCGTGTACTTCCGGGAGAAGACCGAAGACCTGCACGACCCGCAGCTCGAAAAGCTGGTGCAGGTGATGCAGGACACGTGCCGCGACAGCGTGAACCTCATCCGCGAGTTTGTGGACAGCGAGTTCGTGGAGTCGTCCAATGTGCAGCTCAAGCGCGCCCGCGTGGACCTGTCGGCCAGCCTGCAGCAGGTGATGGACACCTACCAGCAGTCGGAGCGCCTGGTGGCCAAGCACTTCAGCTTCAGCAGCACCCCCGACCACATTTACGTTGAGCTGGACAACAACAAGTTTCTGCAAGTGATAAACAACCTGCTGTCCAACGCCATCAAATTTACCCGCGAAGGCGGCCACATCGACGTGCGGCTGGAACAGCACCCCGACCACGTGCTGGTGACGGTGGCCGACGACGGCATCGGCATTCCCGAAAAGCTGCAGCCCGTGCTGTTCGACCGCTTCACCAAGGCCCGCCGGCCGGGCCTGCGCGGCGAAAAAACCACCGGCCTGGGCATGTCCATCATCCAGGCGCTGGTGCGGCTCCACGACGGCACCATCTGGTTTGAAAGCCAGGAAAACGCGGGCACCACCTTTTACATCAAGCTGCCTAACTAA
- a CDS encoding ATP-binding protein has product MNLIPIYDQKSRLKILIAVLALIIGSATVIYTNRLVQRVSEREQQQIQLYAKAQEFIINSEQDSNTLFVFNEIINANATIPVILSSDGKDIIAAKNINMPAHLSPADSVTLLASELLLMKQQHQPIVVKFGAGQVNYIYYRDSQLLQQLRTYPLVQLVVIGCLGIIAYFAFSSSRRAEQNRVWVGLAKETAHQLGTPLSSLVGWQNYLRDSERFKDEPIVEELGKDIRRLEIITERFSNIGSVPVLKDENLYHTTRNAIEYLQSRVSKKVVFKIESDLPLDTPARINVPLFDWVIENICKNAVDAMDGRGSITLHLRRVRTRRTWYRRSKPTRQVAIDITDTGKGIPKNKLESVFMPGFTTKKRGWGLGLALAKRIIENYHEGKLFVKWSEVGRGTTFRLILNQ; this is encoded by the coding sequence ATGAACCTGATTCCAATTTACGACCAAAAATCCCGCCTCAAAATCCTGATTGCGGTGCTGGCCCTGATCATTGGGTCGGCTACCGTCATCTACACCAACCGGCTGGTGCAGCGCGTATCGGAACGCGAGCAGCAGCAGATTCAGCTTTACGCCAAGGCCCAGGAGTTCATCATCAACTCCGAACAAGACTCGAATACCCTCTTCGTATTCAATGAGATAATAAACGCGAATGCCACCATTCCGGTCATTCTCAGCAGCGACGGCAAGGATATCATCGCGGCCAAGAACATCAACATGCCGGCGCACCTGTCGCCGGCCGATTCGGTTACGCTGCTCGCGAGCGAGCTCCTGCTCATGAAGCAGCAGCACCAGCCCATTGTGGTGAAATTTGGGGCCGGGCAGGTCAACTACATCTACTACCGCGACTCGCAGCTGCTGCAGCAATTGCGCACCTACCCGCTGGTGCAGCTCGTGGTGATTGGCTGCCTGGGCATCATTGCCTATTTCGCGTTCAGCTCCTCGCGCCGCGCCGAGCAAAACCGCGTGTGGGTGGGCCTGGCCAAGGAAACGGCTCACCAGCTGGGCACGCCGCTCAGCAGCCTGGTGGGCTGGCAGAACTACCTCCGCGACTCCGAGCGCTTCAAGGACGAGCCCATTGTGGAGGAGTTGGGCAAGGACATCCGGCGGCTGGAAATCATCACCGAGCGATTCAGCAACATCGGCTCCGTGCCGGTGCTGAAGGACGAAAACCTCTACCACACCACCCGCAACGCCATCGAATACCTCCAAAGCCGGGTATCAAAAAAAGTGGTGTTCAAGATTGAATCCGACCTGCCCCTCGATACGCCCGCCCGCATCAATGTGCCGCTGTTTGACTGGGTCATCGAAAACATCTGCAAAAACGCCGTAGACGCCATGGACGGCCGCGGCTCCATCACGCTGCACCTGCGCCGCGTGCGCACCCGCCGCACCTGGTACCGCCGCAGCAAGCCCACCCGCCAGGTCGCCATCGACATCACCGATACCGGCAAGGGTATCCCCAAAAACAAGCTCGAGAGCGTGTTCATGCCCGGCTTCACCACCAAAAAACGCGGCTGGGGCCTGGGCCTGGCCCTGGCCAAGCGCATCATCGAGAACTACCACGAAGGCAAGCTCTTTGTGAAATGGAGCGAAGTAGGCCGCGGCACCACCTTCCGGCTGATACTGAACCAGTAG